The following is a genomic window from Lactococcus carnosus.
AACACTTTTTTCATCCGTTTTAAGCACGTCTAGTACATCTTTCGTATTGGTCACAATAACTGGGGTTTCTAAACCATAGCCAGCCTTTTCTATTGCTTCTATGTCAAAGGCTAACAGCACCTGGCCTTTTTTAAACTTATCTCCTTGCTTAACCAAGGGTTCAAAATAGTTGCCGGTGAGTTCAACCGTATCCATCCCGACATGCACCAGAAGCTCGATGCCATTATCTAAAAGCATGCCAATGGCATGACTTGTCGGAAACAAGACAGTCACCTCTCCATCGGCTGGTGCATAGATTTTCCCTTCGATTGGCAGAACACCAAGTCCATCTCCTAACAAACCTGTAGAGAATGCGGCATCTTTGAGCTGCTCTAAGGGAACTGTCTCACCCTTAACTGGCGATGCTATCTCATATTCTGCTGATGATGCAATCGTCTCGTTAACTGGATTGCTATCACCCGTCTTAGCATCAGATACAGATGTATCTTCCTCATCTATTTTCGGATCATAGGAGTAGAAATAGGTAATTAAGAAACCTGCACCAAAAGCGACCGCACAGGCAAGCGCAAATCCGATAAAACTCTTATCAAAACCAGTGGTGGGGTTAATAAACTTTGGCAAGGCAAAGATCCCTGTGCCACCATTGATATGGGATCTTGTTTTAAATACGCCCATAATCGCACCACCCATTGCGACTGCAACTGAGGTCGTATAGAACACTTTTTTCCTTGGTAAGGTGACCCCATATAAGGCCGGCTCAGTCACCCCAAATAGTGAGGATAGGAAGGCTGGAAGGGCAATTTCTTTTAACTTTTTATTTTTAGTTTTTAACATGACACCTAAGGTCACACCTGCCATAGCAAGTGGGGTGGTAGCTCCTGCTATCATGACAACATCGTATCCAAGCGTTGCTAAATTATTTAAGGCAATCGGAATGAAGCCCCAATGCAAGCCAAACATGATAAATACTTGCCAAAAACCACCGATTAAAATCCCAGATAAAATCGGACTTAAATTATAGGATGCAGATAATAGTTGACCTAAGAACAAACCTAACCAGGTTGTCAATGGCCCAACAATTAGAAAAACAAGTGGCACCGTAATGATTAAGGTTAAAAAGGAGACAAAGAAACTACGGACAAGACGAGGAATCACCCGATTAAAGACCCCTTCTAATTTGGCCGCTAAATAAGTGCCCGCAATGATCGGCACGACACTGGAGGTGTAACTCATCAAAATAACTGGTATCCCCAAGAAAGTGACATAGATAGGGGATTCGATTACAGTACCACGAAATAGGGTGAATAATGCATCTCCGTTTGCCATAGTCGCTGTAATGGTGGGATAGACTAGGGCTGCCCCAATCGCCATCCCAATGAACGGTTTACCCCCAAATTTTTTAGATCCCGTATAGCCTAAAAATAATGGGAAGAAGTAGAAAAGACCATCCCCAGTTGCATTTAAAATGATATAGGTACCAGATGTCGGCTCTAGTAATTTGAAAGCTGATAATAAAGCGACAAGCCCTTTGATCATACCAGCTGCCATCAAAACACTAATAACTGGTGTGAAGATACCGGAGACAATATCGATAAAGATATTTAAAATCCCCTTTGGTTTGTCTTGACTAACCTCTGACTGTGCATCATCTTGAATGCCTGCCATCACAACAAATTCCTTATAGACTTCTGAGACGTGGTTGCCAATCACAACTTGATACTGGCCGCCACTTTGGACGACTGTTACTACACCAGATAGTTTTTTGATTACCTCCGTGTTTGCTTTCGACTCATCTTTTAGTCTAAAGCGCAGACGCGTCATGCAATGCGCTAACCCGCTAATATTTTCTTTCCCACCTATATTTTTCAAGATGGTTTCGTTTAAATTTTGGTACTCCGTCATACGGTTCCTCTTTAATCTAATGTCAATAAAAAAGCCGCAAATTGTAAAATGAAGTTAGCCACCCTGAGAGCATGAAAAAACACCATGAAATGTTAGACTTGTAGTTGCTAAAAAACAAAGTCGAAAGGTTTCATGATGCAGAACAATTATACCTCAAAAGGCAAGCATTTAAAAGAGTCAGAACGTCTCCTTATTGAACGTTGGCACAATAAGGAGAAAATAAGTAACCGAGAAATCGCAAATCGTCTTGGTAAAGCTCCTCAAACGATTCATAACGAGATAAAACGAGGAACAGTTCAACTCAAGTATAAGACCAAGTATTCAGCGAAAATTGCTCAAGAGAGCTACAAGACTTTAAGAACACACTCTAAACGTGCCACAAAGCTGAATGCTCAATTGGACGAGAAAATCTCCAAAGCAGTGAAAAACAAGCTCTCTCTCGAAGTCATTCATCAAGAAATCAAGGGGGTGGTTTGTTTACGTACACTTTATAACTGGATAGCCTCTGGTATTCTTTCGGTGTCCTACTACGAACTGCTTTATCCTCAGTATCGAAAACCTAAGAAACAGCGTGTGAAACAGCCTAAATATATGCTGGGTCTATCTATAGAGGAGCGTCCTGAAAGTGTTGATGACCGTTCAGAATATGGGCATTGGGAGATTGATACGGTACTTCTGACCAAAGAGAAGGGCGAGTGTCTCTTGACCTTGACTGAGCGCAAGACACGCTTAGAAATCATTCGGCTTATCCCTGATAAGACCTCACAATCTGTCAATCGAGCCTTAAGGGAAATCGAATTCTCTGCACTTTCTGTAACTTCAGATAACGGCAAGGAGTTTGCTAAACTCTCAGAAGCGCTGGATTGTCCTGTATACTACTGTCATGCTTATGCCAGCCACGAAAGAGGAACAAATGAAAATCACAACCGGATGATACGTAGACATTTACCTAAAGGCACAAAGAAAACCACGAAACAATTCGTGGCTTACATTGAGAACTGGATGAACAATTATCCAAGAAAAATGTTCAACTTCAAGACACCAAATCAGATGTTTTTTGAATTTAGCTAGTGGCTAACTTGCACTTGCAATTTGCGTTTCCAAAAAAACTATCAATAACTTTAGAAATTTTCCATTCTAAAATAAACTCAGATACAGTTGAAATTATCCACGATAACACCATTTTCACCCCACCAATACAATATATTTAGTAAAAAAATATAATTAAAATTCCTTACTCTTGTTATGCATATCTTATTATTACATATAATAGTGACTAATTGAATAGATTTAGCTCTATCTTTAATAATCTATACAACAAAAATAGTCTATGCTGTACTATTATAAATGTATAAATGAAAATTCTAAACAAAATACTAAGTTTTGAACAATTTACTGAAATTCCGAAATGTCAATACTTTAAATTCATCATGTTATTAGTAATAGCTTGTCTCTAAATTTATCGTATCACGATCCCAGTAATGTCTTGAAATACTGTCACCCATATTATCTTTTATGTCTTTAATATTTTGAGTCCATATTTTAGTCCAATATGAAAACATCTCTGTTTCAGTAGCTTATGATAGATATGGTCTGTGCCTTAATTCAACTTTAATAATATTGATACAATCATTTAATACGTTTAAATTCTTAATGAATTGGCTAGTAAGCACCTCGCATCTACTGGCTTAGTGACTGGTATACGCTCACTAGTAGCTTCTTGTCAGTTTAGATGATAGTGTTAGACTAATAATGACAAGTCCAAAATGGAATTACCTACATGCTTACTATCAAATTCCAAACAAAAAAAGCCAGCAAACACAACATTTGCATAGCTTTGTTTCATTAACCCACTGAACCTTCCATTTCATAAGAAATCAAGCGATTAAGCTCAACTGCATATTCCATTGGGAGTTCTTTGGTAAAGGGTTCTACGAATCCCATGACGATCATTTCGGTTGCTTCAGATTCACTGAGGCCACGGCTCATGAGGTAGTAGAGTTGTTCCTCAGAGATTTTAGAGACTTTTGCCTCATGCTCGAGGGCAACTTGTGAGTTGTGAATTTCATTAAACGGAATCGTGTCTGATTTAGACTGGTCATCCATAATGATCGTGTCACACTCGATATGGCTGACAGATTTTTTGCTGGCTGCATTAAATGTCACCTGACCACGGTAGTTGACTTCACCACCACCTTTAGCGATCGATTTAGATACGATCGAGCTAGAGGTATTCGGTGCGTTATGGATCATTTTAGCGCCTGTATCTTGTACTTGTGAGCGGTTGGCAAAGGCGATAGAAAGCATCGTACCACGGGCACCAGGGCCATCTAAATAAACAGCTGGGTATTTCATGGTAATGGCTGCACCTAAGTTACCATCGATCCACTCTACTGTCGCATTTGACAAAGCACGGGCACGTTTTGTTACCAAGTTATAGACGTTATCAGACCAGTTTTGGATGGTTGAGTAACGGACATAAGCACCATCAAGGGCAAATATCTCAACAACGGCAGCATGGAGTGAATTACTGTTATAGGTTGGTGCTGTACAGCCCTCAACATAATGCACACTAGCACCTTCATCAACAACGATCAATGTTCGTTCAAACTGACCCGTATTTTCATTGTTAATTCGGAAATAGGTTTGCAAAGGAATATCCACTTTGATACCTTTTGGTACGTAGATAAAGGTACCACCTGACCAAACAGCTGAGTTTAAAGCAGCTAATTTGTTATCAGTTGGTGGTACAAGTTTCGCAAAATACTTCTTGAAAATTTCAGGATATTCTTTCAACGCTGAGTCTGTATCTGTAAAGACAATCCCCAGTTTTGTGAATTCGTCTTTCATGTTGTGATAAACAACTTCTGACTCATATTGGGCAGAAGCACCGGCTAAATAAGCACGTTCAGCTTCTGGAATCCCGATACGTTCAAAGGTTTCCTTGATTTTTTCAGGCACATCATCCCATGAACGGGCTGGTTTATCTGACGCTTTTTGAAAATAAATGATATCATCAAAATTAACTTGCGATAAATCTGGTCCCCATTTAGGTAGTGGGATTCTATGATAAGCTTCGAGTGCTTTCAAGCGGAAATCGAGCATCCATTCTGGTTCTTGTTTAGATGCTGAAATATCTCTTACGACTTGTTCAGTTAATCCGCGACCAGTTGAATAGATAGGCGTCACGTCATCGTGAAAACCAAACTGGTAATCGCCTAAGTCAACTTCTTCAATATTTGGTTTAATTATATCTTCTGCCATCTGTTTTGCTACCTTTCATTTTTATAACGTTTACGGTTTTAACCGATCTCATTGCCAGTCTTTTGGACTGGTATAGAGGAAATCTTGTGCACGTTCTTGTCCATAATATCTAACAAGGAAGTCACGTTTATAGGCCCAGAAGGCAGCGTCTGATTCGTTTAATTTTTGACGGATATCTTCTACCGTTTTGACAACAAATCGTTCATTATGGATACTTGCTAGCACCATACCTGTCACTTCATTTGCCTTAAACAAATGACGGATATAGGCTTTGGTATGGTTCAAACAGGTATAACAATCACATTCGCTATCAATAGGCGTGAAATCATCTTCAAATCGCTTATTGGTGATATTGATCCGACCGTCATAAGTGAAAATCGCACCATTTCGACCTTGACGTGTTGGTGCCACACAGTCAAAGGTATCACAGCCAAACTCAACACCTAAGAATAGGTCTGCCGGTTGTGCACCCATGCCTAGTAGATGACGGGGCTTACCTTCAGGTAAGGTTTCATTTATCCAGGTCAGGACATCTGGTAACTCTTCTGGTTGGAAGGTACCACCGATACCAAAACCGTCGAACTGCTCGCCAGTTTCAAGTGTCAACCCACCTAAGAAGCCTGCACTTTCATAACGGAAGTCTTCTTCTCTGGCGCCTTGTACGACACCAAATAAAGCTTGTTGATTCTCCCCTTTTTCAGAATGTACAGCATTTAGTGCAACATGGCGACGGAGTGAGCGTTCAGCCCAAGCATGTGTCGTGTCAAGTGCAGACTTGATCTGCTCACGTCCAGACAAGGGGGATGTTAACTCGTCAAATGCCATATGAACATCTGCAGCAATCTGATGTTGTAATTCCATCGAGTACTCAGGTGTCATAAAAATTTTATCGCCATTAAGAT
Proteins encoded in this region:
- a CDS encoding beta-glucoside-specific PTS transporter subunit IIABC, translated to MTEYQNLNETILKNIGGKENISGLAHCMTRLRFRLKDESKANTEVIKKLSGVVTVVQSGGQYQVVIGNHVSEVYKEFVVMAGIQDDAQSEVSQDKPKGILNIFIDIVSGIFTPVISVLMAAGMIKGLVALLSAFKLLEPTSGTYIILNATGDGLFYFFPLFLGYTGSKKFGGKPFIGMAIGAALVYPTITATMANGDALFTLFRGTVIESPIYVTFLGIPVILMSYTSSVVPIIAGTYLAAKLEGVFNRVIPRLVRSFFVSFLTLIITVPLVFLIVGPLTTWLGLFLGQLLSASYNLSPILSGILIGGFWQVFIMFGLHWGFIPIALNNLATLGYDVVMIAGATTPLAMAGVTLGVMLKTKNKKLKEIALPAFLSSLFGVTEPALYGVTLPRKKVFYTTSVAVAMGGAIMGVFKTRSHINGGTGIFALPKFINPTTGFDKSFIGFALACAVAFGAGFLITYFYSYDPKIDEEDTSVSDAKTGDSNPVNETIASSAEYEIASPVKGETVPLEQLKDAAFSTGLLGDGLGVLPIEGKIYAPADGEVTVLFPTSHAIGMLLDNGIELLVHVGMDTVELTGNYFEPLVKQGDKFKKGQVLLAFDIEAIEKAGYGLETPVIVTNTKDVLDVLKTDEKSVDTSDVLLTIIT
- a CDS encoding IS30 family transposase, which gives rise to MQNNYTSKGKHLKESERLLIERWHNKEKISNREIANRLGKAPQTIHNEIKRGTVQLKYKTKYSAKIAQESYKTLRTHSKRATKLNAQLDEKISKAVKNKLSLEVIHQEIKGVVCLRTLYNWIASGILSVSYYELLYPQYRKPKKQRVKQPKYMLGLSIEERPESVDDRSEYGHWEIDTVLLTKEKGECLLTLTERKTRLEIIRLIPDKTSQSVNRALREIEFSALSVTSDNGKEFAKLSEALDCPVYYCHAYASHERGTNENHNRMIRRHLPKGTKKTTKQFVAYIENWMNNYPRKMFNFKTPNQMFFEFS
- the sufB gene encoding Fe-S cluster assembly protein SufB, with translation MAEDIIKPNIEEVDLGDYQFGFHDDVTPIYSTGRGLTEQVVRDISASKQEPEWMLDFRLKALEAYHRIPLPKWGPDLSQVNFDDIIYFQKASDKPARSWDDVPEKIKETFERIGIPEAERAYLAGASAQYESEVVYHNMKDEFTKLGIVFTDTDSALKEYPEIFKKYFAKLVPPTDNKLAALNSAVWSGGTFIYVPKGIKVDIPLQTYFRINNENTGQFERTLIVVDEGASVHYVEGCTAPTYNSNSLHAAVVEIFALDGAYVRYSTIQNWSDNVYNLVTKRARALSNATVEWIDGNLGAAITMKYPAVYLDGPGARGTMLSIAFANRSQVQDTGAKMIHNAPNTSSSIVSKSIAKGGGEVNYRGQVTFNAASKKSVSHIECDTIIMDDQSKSDTIPFNEIHNSQVALEHEAKVSKISEEQLYYLMSRGLSESEATEMIVMGFVEPFTKELPMEYAVELNRLISYEMEGSVG
- the tgt gene encoding tRNA guanosine(34) transglycosylase Tgt, giving the protein MTQNKQALTFDIKRKIPNTLARSGTISTPHGDIQTPAYIGAATAATMKTLTNAEIDALGAQSILSNTYHLMLRPGADLMEKAGGIHKFMNYNKPMYTDSGGFQVYSLGMAYKKGLDATSHTTKGSSENAVMSADQLTKVDKEGVWFKSHLNGDKIFMTPEYSMELQHQIAADVHMAFDELTSPLSGREQIKSALDTTHAWAERSLRRHVALNAVHSEKGENQQALFGVVQGAREEDFRYESAGFLGGLTLETGEQFDGFGIGGTFQPEELPDVLTWINETLPEGKPRHLLGMGAQPADLFLGVEFGCDTFDCVAPTRQGRNGAIFTYDGRINITNKRFEDDFTPIDSECDCYTCLNHTKAYIRHLFKANEVTGMVLASIHNERFVVKTVEDIRQKLNESDAAFWAYKRDFLVRYYGQERAQDFLYTSPKDWQ